From the genome of Dickeya aquatica, one region includes:
- the carA gene encoding glutamine-hydrolyzing carbamoyl-phosphate synthase small subunit, whose amino-acid sequence MIKSALLVLEDGTQFHGRAIGAEGAAVGEVVFNTSMTGYQEILTDPSYSRQIVTLTYPHIGNVGANKADEESPAVHAQGLVIRDLPLIASNYRSEESLSDYLKRHNIVAIADIDTRKLTRLLREKGAQNGCIIAGDAPDAALALEKAKAFPGLKGMDLAKEVTTQSPYTWLQGSWTLEGELPAAKDESELPYHVVAYDYGVKRNILRMLVDRGCRLTVVPAQTPADEVLKLNPDGIFLSNGPGDPAPCDYAIEAIKAFLETDIPVFGICLGHQLLALASGAQTVKMKFGHHGGNHPVKDLDGNRVMITAQNHGFAVDETSLPATLRATHKSLFDGSLQGIHRTDKAAFSFQGHPEASPGPHDAAPLFDHFIELIESYRNTK is encoded by the coding sequence TTGATTAAGTCAGCGCTGTTGGTTCTGGAAGACGGAACCCAATTCCACGGTCGGGCCATTGGGGCAGAGGGAGCGGCAGTGGGGGAAGTGGTCTTCAATACGTCGATGACCGGTTATCAAGAAATCCTCACTGATCCTTCCTATTCCCGCCAGATTGTTACTCTTACTTATCCTCATATCGGCAATGTCGGTGCCAACAAAGCCGATGAAGAATCTCCCGCTGTTCATGCACAAGGGCTGGTTATTCGAGATTTGCCCCTGATTGCCAGTAACTACCGCAGTGAAGAAAGCCTGTCTGACTACCTCAAACGTCACAACATTGTGGCGATTGCCGATATCGATACCCGCAAGCTGACGCGTTTGCTGCGTGAAAAAGGCGCGCAGAACGGTTGTATCATCGCGGGCGATGCGCCGGATGCGGCGCTGGCGCTGGAAAAAGCCAAAGCGTTTCCTGGCCTTAAGGGGATGGATCTTGCCAAAGAGGTGACGACACAATCACCCTATACCTGGTTACAGGGCAGTTGGACGCTGGAAGGGGAATTGCCCGCAGCAAAAGACGAGAGTGAACTGCCGTACCATGTGGTGGCCTATGACTACGGCGTGAAGCGCAACATCCTGCGTATGCTGGTGGATCGCGGCTGCCGCCTGACGGTTGTGCCAGCGCAAACCCCGGCTGATGAGGTACTGAAACTCAACCCGGACGGTATTTTCCTCTCCAATGGCCCCGGCGACCCGGCACCGTGCGATTACGCGATTGAGGCTATCAAAGCGTTTCTGGAAACCGATATTCCGGTGTTTGGTATCTGTCTGGGCCACCAGTTGCTGGCGCTCGCCAGCGGCGCGCAAACCGTCAAGATGAAATTCGGCCACCACGGTGGCAACCATCCGGTGAAAGACTTGGATGGCAACCGCGTGATGATAACCGCCCAGAACCACGGCTTTGCGGTCGATGAAACGTCGCTGCCCGCCACGCTGCGCGCGACGCACAAATCGCTGTTCGACGGTTCGTTGCAGGGGATTCACCGCACCGATAAAGCAGCGTTCAGTTTTCAGGGGCACCCGGAAGCGAGCCCCGGCCCGCACGATGCCGCACCGCTGTTTGATCACTTCATTGAACTGATTGAGTCTTACCGTAACACCAAATAA
- the dapB gene encoding 4-hydroxy-tetrahydrodipicolinate reductase — translation MRDAQVRVAIAGAGGRMGRQLIQAALQMEGVVLGAALEREGSSLIGCDAGELAGVAKTGVVVQSALDAVVDDFDVFIDFTRPEGTLHHLAFCREHSKGMVIGTTGFDDQGKAAIQQAAADIGIVFAANFSVGVNLLLKLLEKAAKVMGDYTDIEIIEAHHRHKVDAPSGTALAMGEAIAGALGRDLKDCAVYAREGHTGERDPQSIGFATVRAGDIVGEHTAMFADIGERIEITHKASSRMTFANGAVRSALWLSAHNHGLFDMRDVLGLNDL, via the coding sequence ATGCGTGATGCACAGGTTCGCGTCGCTATCGCGGGCGCGGGTGGCCGCATGGGGCGGCAGTTGATTCAGGCAGCGTTACAAATGGAAGGCGTGGTGCTGGGCGCGGCGCTGGAACGCGAGGGTTCTTCCCTGATTGGCTGTGACGCCGGGGAACTGGCCGGTGTGGCAAAAACCGGTGTCGTGGTACAGAGCGCGCTGGATGCGGTTGTCGATGATTTTGACGTGTTTATCGATTTCACCCGTCCTGAAGGCACACTTCACCATCTGGCATTCTGCCGTGAGCACAGTAAAGGGATGGTGATTGGCACCACCGGGTTTGACGACCAGGGCAAAGCGGCTATCCAGCAGGCAGCGGCTGATATCGGTATTGTGTTTGCTGCGAATTTCAGCGTTGGCGTCAACCTGTTACTGAAGTTACTGGAAAAAGCGGCCAAAGTGATGGGCGATTATACCGATATCGAAATCATTGAAGCGCACCATCGTCATAAAGTGGATGCGCCATCAGGCACGGCACTGGCAATGGGTGAAGCGATTGCCGGGGCGCTGGGGCGTGATTTGAAGGATTGTGCGGTCTATGCCCGTGAGGGGCATACCGGCGAGCGCGATCCTCAGAGTATCGGTTTTGCTACCGTGCGCGCAGGCGATATCGTCGGTGAGCACACCGCCATGTTTGCGGATATTGGCGAGCGCATTGAGATAACCCATAAAGCCTCAAGCCGTATGACGTTTGCAAATGGCGCTGTCAGGTCAGCATTGTGGTTAAGTGCGCATAATCACGGCCTTTTTGATATGAGAGATGTGCTTGGGTTAAATGATTTATGA
- the rihC gene encoding ribonucleoside hydrolase RihC produces MSPLAIILDTDPGIDDAVAIAAALFCPELELRLLTTVAGNVTVDKTTRNALQLLDFWQSTVPVAAGAAAPLLRPLSSAADVHGESGLGGYDFAPPRRQALNQPAFQAIYQYLNDSDRPVTLVTIGPLTNIALLLMHYPDCRSRIARLVMMGGSCGRGNVTPSAEFNMAVDPEAARRVFDSGIDIVMCGLDVTHQAVLTPEYLATLPALNRSGAMLHALFSHYRSASITGGLRMHDLCAIAWLVKPELFRLQRCFATVETQGEYTSGATVVDLDNRLQRAANAQVAVGLDVDGFRHWVSEMLSSLP; encoded by the coding sequence ATGTCCCCGCTGGCGATAATTCTGGATACCGACCCTGGCATTGACGATGCGGTTGCCATTGCCGCTGCGCTGTTTTGCCCTGAACTGGAGTTGCGTTTACTGACCACGGTAGCAGGCAATGTCACCGTCGATAAAACGACCCGCAATGCGTTACAACTGCTCGATTTTTGGCAATCGACCGTTCCCGTTGCAGCCGGTGCCGCCGCCCCCTTGTTGCGGCCATTATCGAGCGCCGCTGATGTGCATGGCGAGTCAGGATTGGGCGGCTATGATTTTGCACCACCGCGTCGTCAGGCACTAAACCAGCCTGCGTTCCAGGCCATCTATCAATACCTTAACGACAGCGACAGGCCGGTTACGCTTGTCACCATTGGCCCGCTGACCAACATTGCGCTGCTGCTGATGCACTACCCTGATTGTCGCTCGCGTATTGCGCGGCTGGTGATGATGGGCGGCTCTTGCGGGCGGGGCAATGTCACGCCGAGTGCTGAATTTAACATGGCCGTTGATCCCGAAGCGGCGCGGCGCGTGTTTGACAGTGGTATCGATATCGTGATGTGTGGGCTGGATGTCACGCATCAGGCGGTGCTGACGCCTGAATATTTGGCGACACTGCCTGCACTTAATCGCTCCGGCGCGATGTTACATGCGCTATTTAGTCATTATCGCAGCGCCAGCATCACCGGTGGTCTGCGAATGCATGATTTGTGCGCGATTGCCTGGCTGGTGAAGCCAGAGTTGTTCAGGTTACAGCGCTGTTTTGCCACGGTTGAGACACAGGGAGAGTACACCTCCGGGGCAACGGTGGTGGATCTGGACAATCGCCTGCAAAGAGCGGCGAATGCGCAGGTTGCCGTAGGGCTGGATGTGGACGGCTTTCGTCACTGGGTGTCTGAGATGCTTTCATCTCTGCCTTAA